The following proteins are co-located in the Anomalospiza imberbis isolate Cuckoo-Finch-1a 21T00152 chromosome 1, ASM3175350v1, whole genome shotgun sequence genome:
- the ENY2 gene encoding transcription and mRNA export factor ENY2, which yields MNKDAQMRATINQKLIETGERERLKELLRAKLIECGWKDQLKAHCKDVIKEKGLEHVTVDDLVAEITPKGRALVPDSVKKELLQRIRTFLAQHASL from the exons ATGAATAAAGATGCGCAGATGAGAGCAACCATTAACCAAAAGCTAATAGAAACAGGAGAGCGAGAACG CCTTAAAGAGTTGCTGAGAGCCAAATTAATTGAATGTGGCTGGAAGGATCAGTTGAAGGCACATTGCAAAG ATgtcattaaagaaaaaggatTAGAGCATGTTACTGTTGATGATTTGGTGGCAGAAATCACTCCCAAAGGCAGAG CTTTGGTACCAGACAGTGTAAAGAAGGAACTCTTGCAAAGAATAAGAACCTTTCTTGCACAGCATGCCAGTCTTTAA